In Deltaproteobacteria bacterium, one DNA window encodes the following:
- a CDS encoding 2-isopropylmalate synthase, which yields MSDPASKNRVYIFDTTLRDGEQSPGCSMNTQEKLLMAQQLARLNVDIIEAGFAIASQGDFEAVREVARTVKGPRIMSLARTDFADIDRAAEAVKHSDRCGIHTFIATSDIHLKYKLRKTREEVITAAARAVERARSHVEWVEFSAEDSTRSDPEFMCKVLQAAVEAGATVLNIPDTVGYTMPHEYFDLITTIRKEVRGVDNCIISVHCHNDLGLAVANSLAAVRAGARQVECTVNGIGERAGNAAMEEVVMGLRVRHDIMPYETGIVTEQIYPSSRLLSTLTGTYVQPNKAVVGANAFAHEAGIHQDGVLKQKITYEIMTPESVGIPTNKLVLGKHSGRHAFRDRLEHLGFHLSDEEVQKAFTRFKNLADLKKVVYDEDIEAIVTGELIGADDRIRLRALNVSSGTELRPNATVTVEIEGQAQTAAAFGDGPVDAALNAIRQITGTTATVKSYVVQAITGGTDAQGDVSVTLEGDGKVVRGSGTDPDIVVASAKAYIQALNHLAVRSQRRIHAQG from the coding sequence ATGAGCGATCCGGCATCCAAAAACCGCGTCTACATTTTCGATACCACCCTGCGGGATGGCGAGCAGTCGCCTGGCTGTTCCATGAACACCCAGGAAAAACTGCTCATGGCGCAGCAGCTCGCGAGACTGAATGTGGACATCATCGAGGCCGGGTTCGCCATCGCCAGCCAGGGAGATTTCGAGGCCGTGCGCGAAGTGGCCCGCACGGTGAAGGGTCCCCGGATCATGAGCCTGGCGAGGACCGACTTCGCCGACATTGACCGGGCGGCCGAGGCGGTCAAGCATTCCGACCGGTGTGGCATCCATACGTTCATCGCCACAAGCGACATCCATCTCAAATACAAGCTCCGCAAGACCCGCGAGGAAGTCATCACCGCCGCCGCCCGGGCGGTAGAACGCGCCCGTTCTCACGTGGAATGGGTGGAGTTTTCCGCCGAGGACTCGACGCGGTCGGACCCCGAGTTCATGTGCAAGGTACTTCAGGCTGCCGTGGAGGCCGGGGCCACCGTCCTGAACATTCCCGACACGGTCGGTTACACGATGCCCCATGAGTATTTCGATCTCATCACCACGATCCGCAAGGAAGTCCGCGGCGTCGACAACTGCATCATCAGCGTCCACTGCCACAACGATCTCGGGCTGGCGGTGGCCAATTCGCTGGCGGCGGTACGCGCCGGCGCCAGGCAGGTGGAATGCACGGTGAATGGCATCGGCGAGCGGGCCGGGAATGCCGCAATGGAGGAGGTCGTCATGGGCCTCCGGGTCCGGCATGACATCATGCCCTATGAAACCGGCATCGTGACCGAGCAGATCTACCCCTCGTCCCGGCTGCTTTCGACCCTGACCGGAACCTACGTCCAGCCGAACAAGGCCGTAGTGGGCGCCAATGCCTTCGCCCATGAGGCCGGCATCCATCAGGATGGCGTCCTCAAGCAGAAGATCACCTACGAGATCATGACCCCAGAGTCGGTGGGCATCCCCACCAACAAGCTGGTGCTCGGCAAGCACTCGGGCCGCCATGCCTTCCGTGACCGGCTGGAGCACCTGGGCTTCCACCTGTCGGATGAGGAGGTCCAGAAAGCCTTCACCCGGTTCAAAAACCTCGCCGACCTGAAGAAGGTCGTCTATGACGAGGACATCGAGGCGATCGTGACCGGCGAACTGATCGGGGCTGACGACCGCATACGGCTCAGGGCCCTGAACGTCTCGTCCGGAACCGAACTCCGGCCGAATGCCACCGTCACGGTGGAGATCGAGGGTCAGGCCCAGACTGCCGCCGCCTTCGGCGACGGACCCGTGGACGCGGCGCTGAATGCCATCCGGCAGATCACCGGAACGACCGCCACGGTAAAATCATACGTCGTGCAGGCCATTACCGGCGGCACTGACGCACAGGGCGACGTGTCGGTTACGCTTGAGGGCGACGGGAAAGTGGTGCGCGGTTCGGGGACCGACCCCGATATCGTCGTCGCCAGCGCCAAGGCCTATATACAGGCGCTGAACCACCTCGCCGTCCGGAGCCAGCGCCGGATTCACGCCCAGGGATAG
- a CDS encoding phosphodiester glycosidase family protein, which translates to MQAPSHRRLRLPVTVLAFMTAVSVAPPAMTSERAAPDRPWEELEPGLHYRQDRLPPAAEGLPITLYMIRADLGRFAAAVRAAPPSRLRVPLKSLEQDGDIAIINGGYFEADGRPSGLVRSAGQTHAKIWGGGSGALLLWGPKASIIFKRDYPKENEPPHALQAGPVMVEPDGLPGIRSRSGKRERRTFVALLNEKTAVLGASSGPIDLYDLAEHLRTAVGVRSALNLDGGPSAGFYLRHPVKSVVIEPDSAIPNAIVITRQDSAAQSQLYEPESLRP; encoded by the coding sequence ATGCAGGCTCCCTCCCACCGGCGCCTTCGGCTTCCCGTGACGGTCCTTGCCTTCATGACGGCCGTCTCGGTGGCTCCCCCGGCGATGACCAGCGAGCGCGCCGCGCCGGACCGTCCGTGGGAAGAACTTGAGCCGGGCCTCCACTACCGGCAGGACCGGCTGCCACCGGCTGCGGAAGGGCTGCCGATTACCCTGTACATGATCCGGGCCGATCTGGGCCGGTTTGCTGCCGCGGTGCGGGCCGCGCCCCCCTCCCGGCTGCGGGTTCCCCTGAAATCCCTCGAACAGGACGGCGACATCGCGATTATCAACGGCGGGTACTTCGAGGCCGATGGCCGCCCATCCGGCCTCGTGCGAAGCGCCGGGCAGACCCACGCAAAGATCTGGGGCGGCGGGAGCGGCGCCCTGCTTCTGTGGGGGCCCAAGGCGTCGATCATCTTCAAACGCGATTACCCGAAGGAAAATGAGCCCCCGCATGCACTTCAGGCCGGACCCGTCATGGTGGAACCGGACGGACTGCCGGGCATCAGGTCAAGATCGGGAAAAAGAGAGCGGCGGACGTTCGTTGCCCTTCTCAATGAAAAGACTGCCGTTTTAGGGGCCTCATCCGGTCCGATTGACCTGTACGATCTCGCCGAGCACCTGAGAACTGCTGTTGGAGTCCGGAGCGCACTTAATCTGGACGGCGGACCGTCTGCGGGTTTTTACCTGCGGCATCCGGTTAAATCAGTAGTTATAGAACCCGATTCCGCCATCCCCAATGCCATCGTCATCACCCGGCAGGATTCGGCTGCACAATCGCAACTGTACGAGCCCGAATCGCTCCGGCCTTGA
- a CDS encoding ParA family protein, whose product MRIIDIYSIKGGVGKTASSMNLAGELAALGKRVLLADLDPLGASILGLMPAKTRASKPETAKPGALAASVQVSSVPNLSTIYLGGIAAEKFPDESTLAGLGPEFRELAGHYDVTVLDSPPAGGPWVRWGMKVSHSVAAIVQSEPLAFRILPQLLEQIREARGDSVTPYVEGLLLTMVGTSNDLTARIAAYAQKRYPKAVFRTTIPRDPVIPEANYYGQTASGQNPDSPAALAYKAWAAEVMERWARTDKLVLENG is encoded by the coding sequence TTGAGAATCATTGACATCTATTCGATCAAGGGCGGAGTCGGAAAGACCGCCTCCTCGATGAATCTGGCGGGAGAACTGGCTGCCCTGGGGAAACGCGTCCTGCTTGCCGACCTCGACCCGCTGGGGGCCTCCATCCTTGGCCTGATGCCAGCCAAGACCCGGGCCTCAAAACCCGAGACGGCGAAGCCAGGAGCCCTTGCCGCCAGTGTGCAGGTTTCCTCGGTCCCCAACCTCTCCACCATCTACCTGGGCGGTATCGCTGCCGAGAAGTTTCCGGACGAATCGACACTGGCTGGCTTGGGACCGGAGTTCCGTGAACTGGCAGGTCATTACGACGTGACGGTTTTGGACTCGCCCCCCGCCGGCGGTCCCTGGGTCAGATGGGGAATGAAGGTATCCCATTCCGTCGCCGCCATCGTGCAGAGTGAGCCGCTCGCCTTCCGCATCCTGCCGCAACTGCTGGAGCAGATCCGCGAAGCCCGTGGCGACAGTGTCACCCCGTATGTCGAAGGACTGCTGCTGACCATGGTCGGGACCAGCAATGATCTCACGGCCCGGATCGCCGCGTACGCACAGAAACGCTATCCCAAGGCAGTATTCCGGACGACCATCCCCCGCGATCCGGTCATTCCGGAAGCCAACTACTACGGCCAGACCGCCTCGGGCCAGAACCCCGACAGCCCGGCCGCCCTCGCCTACAAGGCCTGGGCTGCGGAGGTGATGGAACGCTGGGCCCGCACCGACAAGCTGGTTCTGGAAAACGGCTGA